The following are encoded together in the Deltaproteobacteria bacterium genome:
- a CDS encoding type II toxin-antitoxin system Phd/YefM family antitoxin, with the protein MRAAGIREVKNRLSEFLRLVRNGESVLITDHERVVAQLSPPPSYLGMPYENTNAALERLQAQGLLRLANAEMASLYEPPLPKPSYSVDIKKELAAIRAQVIDFEDDDF; encoded by the coding sequence ATGCGTGCTGCTGGGATCCGAGAAGTAAAAAATCGTCTAAGTGAATTTCTGCGACTTGTACGCAATGGCGAGTCTGTATTGATTACTGATCACGAGCGTGTTGTCGCCCAACTTTCACCACCGCCAAGTTATCTTGGTATGCCGTATGAGAATACCAATGCGGCGCTTGAGCGTTTGCAAGCTCAGGGATTATTGAGGCTAGCTAATGCAGAAATGGCAAGTTTGTATGAACCGCCATTACCTAAACCATCGTACTCTGTCGATATTAAAAAAGAATTAGCAGCTATTAGAGCACAAGTAATTGATTTCGAGGATGACGACTTTTGA
- a CDS encoding PIN domain-containing protein: MLLEIYLSQVRAAKALEIITQHQAKVSSWLLSIEVSIVLRRVLNRSAKDKNLLTAAMKRLQKDLTAISLFDGLPILADRINEESKFARCRALDAIHVASAMLIRDLTGQNMQIATFDNRVADLANSLGLAVVL, encoded by the coding sequence GTGCTGTTAGAGATTTACTTAAGCCAAGTGCGAGCAGCTAAAGCTTTAGAGATTATTACCCAGCATCAAGCTAAAGTGTCATCTTGGTTGCTTTCTATTGAAGTGTCGATAGTATTAAGACGGGTATTAAATCGTTCGGCCAAAGATAAAAATTTATTAACAGCCGCTATGAAACGTTTGCAGAAAGATCTTACGGCGATTTCATTATTTGATGGTTTGCCAATATTAGCTGATCGAATCAATGAAGAGTCAAAATTTGCTCGTTGTCGCGCTCTTGATGCTATTCATGTTGCATCTGCTATGCTGATTCGTGATTTGACCGGTCAAAATATGCAAATTGCGACTTTTGATAATCGCGTAGCCGATCTCGCCAATTCTTTGGGGCTTGCTGTTGTTTTATAA
- a CDS encoding DUF2384 domain-containing protein gives MKSTIYQAQDKFLKLINPLKLYQASPVERIRRIKQGVDAQLMLYVIDSLGMPKQHFYKILGLPIATMNRKVHKNEQLSIEQGERIFGIIKLIGQVQTMVNQSGESKGFNAAKWVANWINEPLSALGGKRPSDYMDTIEGQELVANLLARIQSGAYA, from the coding sequence ATGAAATCTACAATATATCAAGCGCAAGATAAATTTTTAAAATTAATCAATCCACTTAAACTTTATCAAGCCAGCCCGGTTGAACGTATTCGTAGAATCAAACAAGGGGTAGATGCTCAACTTATGTTGTATGTAATTGATAGTTTAGGTATGCCTAAACAACATTTTTATAAAATCTTAGGGTTACCTATTGCGACCATGAATCGCAAAGTGCATAAAAACGAGCAACTTTCAATTGAGCAAGGCGAGCGTATTTTTGGCATTATAAAACTTATTGGCCAAGTGCAGACCATGGTTAATCAGTCTGGTGAGTCAAAGGGTTTTAATGCGGCAAAATGGGTAGCTAACTGGATCAATGAGCCTTTATCCGCCTTAGGGGGCAAGCGACCTTCTGATTATATGGATACCATCGAGGGCCAAGAGTTGGTGGCGAATTTGCTGGCGCGTATTCAAAGCGGAGCTTATGCATAA
- a CDS encoding RES family NAD+ phosphorylase produces the protein MLYAWRIGIDTPDYTADNMTGEGAKCTGGRWNRKGTAMLYASSSIALACLETLVHINSFSLPLNRYLVRIDIPAEVYKCRQIINAKDLEIGWDAVPEGKISIDVGQQWIASMASAVLQVPSVIVPEELNVLLNPAHPDCSKITASKIRRYQYDPRLNF, from the coding sequence ATGCTTTATGCCTGGCGCATTGGGATTGATACACCGGATTATACTGCAGATAACATGACTGGCGAAGGAGCAAAGTGTACCGGCGGTCGTTGGAATAGAAAAGGCACAGCGATGCTTTATGCATCATCAAGTATCGCCTTAGCCTGTTTAGAAACTTTAGTTCATATCAATTCTTTTAGTTTGCCGCTTAACCGCTATCTTGTGCGTATTGATATTCCTGCTGAGGTTTATAAGTGCAGGCAGATCATTAATGCCAAAGATCTTGAGATCGGCTGGGACGCTGTGCCAGAGGGCAAGATTAGTATAGATGTTGGCCAGCAATGGATCGCAAGCATGGCAAGTGCGGTATTACAAGTCCCCTCGGTAATAGTGCCCGAGGAGTTAAATGTTCTTTTAAATCCTGCACATCCTGACTGCAGCAAAATAACCGCGAGCAAAATTCGTCGTTATCAATATGATCCACGCCTTAATTTCTAG
- a CDS encoding ATP-binding protein, with protein MIFIGGPRQVGKTTLALGLLGPTANERHPAYLNWDDPRVAPSLRKGELPANESLLIFDEIHKYAHWRNLLKGLYDTEKSFRRFIVTGSARLDYYRKGGDSLANRYRYFRLHPLSLREIHNNPGAKELDLLSRFSGFPEPFLLQDETEHRIWQRDRLSRVIRQDLRDLERVRETSLIEHLVDLLPEKVGSPLSVANLKQDLEVDHKTVERWLQILENMYICFRIAPYGVPRIRAVKKEKKLYLWDWSAIKDPAARFENLVASQLLKYCHYTEDTEGYKMELRFLRDTNKREIDFVVLRDSQVEFAVECKTGERPISQATHYFSERLNIPRIFQVHSGEKYFSKGKVTVLPFWRFCVDMKMP; from the coding sequence ATGATTTTTATTGGTGGACCACGCCAAGTCGGAAAAACCACATTAGCGCTTGGTTTACTTGGCCCTACTGCAAACGAACGCCATCCCGCTTATTTAAATTGGGATGATCCCCGCGTAGCTCCAAGCTTACGCAAAGGTGAATTGCCCGCTAACGAATCGCTATTAATCTTTGATGAGATCCACAAATATGCCCATTGGCGTAACCTGCTTAAGGGTTTGTATGACACCGAAAAATCTTTTCGTCGCTTTATAGTTACTGGTTCAGCAAGATTAGATTATTACCGCAAAGGTGGCGATTCATTGGCTAATCGTTATCGCTATTTTCGCTTGCACCCACTATCTTTAAGAGAAATACATAATAATCCAGGCGCAAAAGAACTTGATTTATTAAGTCGTTTTAGCGGCTTTCCTGAGCCTTTTTTATTGCAAGATGAAACTGAACATCGTATTTGGCAACGTGACCGCTTATCACGAGTTATTCGCCAAGATTTGCGTGATTTAGAACGAGTACGAGAAACTAGTCTTATTGAACATCTTGTTGATCTCTTACCAGAAAAAGTTGGCTCACCTTTATCGGTTGCCAATTTAAAACAAGATTTAGAAGTTGACCATAAAACGGTTGAGCGCTGGCTGCAAATTTTAGAAAATATGTATATCTGTTTTAGAATTGCTCCCTATGGCGTACCGCGTATTCGCGCGGTAAAAAAAGAAAAAAAACTATATTTATGGGATTGGTCAGCTATTAAAGACCCCGCGGCAAGATTTGAAAATCTTGTTGCAAGTCAACTCTTAAAATATTGTCATTATACTGAGGACACCGAAGGTTATAAAATGGAATTGCGTTTTTTGCGCGATACTAATAAACGTGAAATTGATTTTGTTGTTTTACGTGATAGCCAAGTTGAATTTGCGGTTGAGTGTAAAACCGGTGAGCGCCCTATTAGTCAAGCTACCCATTACTTTAGCGAACGCCTTAATATACCGCGTATATTTCAAGTACATAGCGGTGAAAAATATTTTTCTAAAGGCAAAGTAACCGTGCTGCCGTTTTGGCGTTTTTGCGTGGATATGAAGATGCCATAA
- a CDS encoding type II toxin-antitoxin system VapC family toxin: MYLLDTNVCINILNGTNEPLLERMREHNPSELRLSVVVKAELLFGARYSNRPGENLALLTKFFKPFIKTRR, translated from the coding sequence ATGTATTTGCTAGACACCAATGTATGTATCAATATTCTTAATGGAACTAATGAACCACTGCTTGAAAGAATGCGTGAGCATAACCCTTCTGAATTGCGACTATCTGTTGTAGTTAAAGCGGAATTGCTTTTTGGTGCACGCTATAGCAATCGCCCTGGTGAAAATTTGGCCTTATTAACCAAGTTTTTCAAACCATTTATCAAAACCCGCCGTTAA
- the tnpA gene encoding IS200/IS605 family transposase, with translation MSASSDIQHGKHCVFNLKVHLVFVTKYRRRILNEKVMQCCARVFSDVCANYECTLNACNGEADHVHLIVSYPPKISIAKLVNSLKGVSSYVLRREVPSLAKKYFKKVLWSPSYFAASCGGAPLEKIKQYVENQ, from the coding sequence ATGAGTGCGTCAAGCGATATACAGCACGGAAAACATTGCGTATTTAACTTAAAAGTACATTTAGTATTTGTGACAAAATATAGGCGAAGAATCCTTAACGAAAAAGTAATGCAATGTTGTGCAAGAGTATTTTCTGATGTTTGTGCTAATTATGAATGCACATTAAATGCGTGTAATGGTGAAGCAGACCATGTGCACTTAATTGTTTCTTATCCACCAAAAATATCGATTGCAAAATTAGTAAATAGCTTAAAAGGTGTTTCATCATATGTTTTAAGACGTGAGGTACCATCACTTGCTAAGAAGTATTTTAAAAAAGTGTTATGGTCACCAAGCTACTTCGCAGCTTCTTGTGGAGGCGCTCCCTTGGAAAAAATTAAACAATATGTTGAAAATCAGTAA
- a CDS encoding transposase, producing MLVRKVFKYRLKIKDKTIEAKLQQTAGCVRFVWNKALALQKERLDNKQYTLNYNKLAGELKNWKGQADTAWLNDVHSQPLQQKLKDLAKALKEAFQKTNPKQFPRFKKKGQHASFRQPQGFKINGNRVYLPKIGWVLMFKSRDIEGTAKNITVSRKCCNWYVSIQTEQEVLKPIHPAKSMIGIDMGVARFATLSDGRYIEPLSSFKKLEKKLAKLQRQLARKVKFSSNWKKQKQKISKLHIRIADARVDFLHKVSTNISKNHAMIVVEDLKIKNMSASAKGTKDNPGRNIKAKAGLNKRILDQGWYEFRRQLEYKQLWRGGQLLAVPPAYTSQRCSSCGHKAKENRKSQAVFNCVACGHSSNADLNAAKNILRAGHALLACGDTSPVVRASAQEPLAA from the coding sequence ATGCTAGTGCGCAAGGTTTTTAAATATCGGCTAAAGATTAAAGATAAAACCATAGAAGCCAAATTGCAGCAAACTGCTGGTTGCGTGCGTTTTGTGTGGAATAAAGCATTAGCTCTGCAAAAAGAAAGGCTCGACAATAAACAGTATACTCTTAACTATAACAAACTTGCAGGCGAGCTTAAAAACTGGAAAGGCCAAGCCGATACAGCATGGCTTAATGATGTTCACTCACAACCTTTGCAGCAAAAGCTTAAAGATTTAGCTAAAGCTCTTAAAGAAGCATTTCAAAAAACTAATCCAAAGCAGTTTCCTCGCTTTAAGAAAAAAGGCCAACACGCCAGCTTTCGCCAGCCTCAAGGCTTTAAAATTAATGGCAATAGAGTCTATCTGCCAAAGATAGGTTGGGTTTTAATGTTTAAGAGTCGTGATATTGAGGGCACTGCAAAAAATATCACAGTTTCTCGCAAATGCTGCAACTGGTACGTATCAATACAAACCGAGCAAGAGGTGTTAAAACCAATACATCCTGCAAAATCGATGATTGGTATTGATATGGGTGTTGCACGGTTTGCTACCCTTTCAGATGGTAGATATATCGAGCCATTAAGTAGTTTTAAAAAGCTTGAGAAGAAGCTAGCTAAATTGCAGCGGCAGCTAGCACGCAAAGTAAAGTTTTCAAGTAACTGGAAAAAACAAAAGCAGAAAATATCCAAGCTTCATATTCGTATTGCCGATGCCAGAGTTGATTTTTTACATAAGGTTTCAACTAATATCAGCAAAAACCACGCTATGATTGTAGTTGAGGACCTTAAGATTAAAAATATGAGCGCATCGGCTAAAGGCACTAAAGATAATCCAGGTCGTAATATAAAAGCTAAAGCTGGATTAAATAAGCGTATATTAGACCAAGGTTGGTATGAGTTTCGAAGGCAGCTTGAGTATAAACAACTATGGCGTGGTGGTCAGCTCTTAGCAGTACCACCAGCATATACTAGTCAGCGCTGCTCTTCTTGTGGCCATAAGGCTAAAGAAAATCGTAAAAGCCAAGCTGTATTTAATTGTGTTGCCTGCGGCCATAGTTCAAATGCTGATTTAAATGCTGCCAAAAATATTTTAAGGGCGGGGCACGCCCTATTAGCCTGTGGAGATACTTCGCCTGTTGTAAGGGCGTCGGCCCAGGAACCCCTAGCAGCTTAA
- a CDS encoding ATP-binding protein codes for MWIPRIIEARLLNSVATRPAIVLTGARQTGKTSTLRRLFGNYNFVSLDLPTEAELAEKEPQNFFNRHPLPLIVDEVQYAPNIFRHLKSIIDENRNEYGRILLTGSQKFNLMKGVSESLAGRCDVITLETLSLAEIQSTLPKLDLLTVILRGGFPELYANLEIDVVSFYNSYLATYLERDVRALTMVGSLRDFERFVRACALRSGNLLNKAELARDIGIAPSTANQWLSVLEASGQVILLEPWFSNKSKSLVKSPKIYFADSGLLCSLLNIRNQTELINYPAIGAIWETFVFAQLRQREQMAGRKNSLFFYRDRVREVDFVISAAGELSLFDAKWTELPDNRDAANLIYTKNILSDEQVIGGGIICRTPVGVLLIDNFRAISINEIFN; via the coding sequence ATGTGGATACCGAGAATAATCGAAGCGCGGTTATTGAATTCAGTGGCAACTCGACCAGCAATAGTACTAACAGGCGCACGTCAAACCGGTAAAACATCAACTTTGCGTCGTTTGTTTGGCAATTATAATTTTGTTTCACTTGATTTACCCACTGAGGCTGAACTTGCTGAAAAAGAGCCGCAAAATTTTTTTAACCGTCATCCCTTACCGTTGATTGTTGATGAAGTACAATACGCCCCCAACATTTTTCGTCATTTAAAATCTATAATTGATGAAAATCGTAACGAATATGGTCGCATTTTGCTAACCGGTTCACAGAAATTTAATTTGATGAAAGGAGTATCTGAATCTTTGGCGGGTAGATGTGACGTAATAACTCTTGAGACGCTCTCATTGGCTGAAATACAGTCAACCTTACCTAAATTAGATTTGCTAACCGTAATATTGCGTGGTGGTTTTCCAGAGTTATATGCAAATTTAGAAATTGACGTAGTTTCTTTTTATAACTCATATCTAGCCACCTATTTAGAACGCGATGTACGGGCACTTACGATGGTAGGTAGTTTGCGCGATTTCGAGCGTTTTGTAAGAGCATGTGCATTGCGCTCTGGTAATTTGCTTAATAAAGCTGAATTAGCACGTGATATCGGTATTGCACCTTCAACCGCGAATCAATGGCTTTCAGTGCTTGAGGCTTCAGGCCAAGTGATCTTACTTGAACCGTGGTTTTCAAATAAAAGTAAATCTTTGGTTAAAAGCCCAAAGATTTATTTTGCTGATAGTGGGCTTTTATGTAGTTTGCTCAATATTCGTAATCAAACAGAATTAATTAATTATCCAGCGATAGGTGCGATTTGGGAAACCTTTGTGTTTGCGCAACTTAGGCAACGTGAGCAGATGGCAGGTAGAAAAAATAGCTTATTTTTTTATCGTGATCGTGTACGTGAAGTTGATTTTGTAATTTCAGCTGCAGGTGAATTATCTCTTTTTGATGCCAAATGGACTGAATTACCGGATAATCGGGATGCAGCGAATTTAATATATACTAAAAATATATTATCAGATGAGCAGGTGATTGGTGGTGGTATTATTTGCCGAACGCCAGTCGGTGTTCTGCTGATAGATAATTTTCGGGCGATATCAATTAATGAAATTTTTAATTAA
- a CDS encoding PhnD/SsuA/transferrin family substrate-binding protein yields the protein MKNLYQIASTYPSLIKHCNIILCFLIINLLPLNANARQDNLGQIYFFDPDINYVALIKATELLNKYLSQIDNSFNFVPLQNQHDFEKLLNQDRPGFVIINSKLFSTINNLHKITPLLVPSVDNSAFYKKVLVKNTNNILEKSSKLTIAVSGIPSNINSNTKYVFNLIDTSNFNIQNTIILPVSKDIDALLALSFNQVDIALVTNQSFEVLLKINPSAVKQLTVFGTTKPILRSLLCSVNNYNDIKIVNKLTDAFLNMQNNDLGKQILALLGFDNFIKFNTSIREGM from the coding sequence TTGAAAAATTTATATCAAATAGCGTCAACCTATCCATCATTGATCAAACATTGTAATATTATTTTATGTTTTCTAATTATTAATTTACTACCCCTAAATGCTAACGCTAGACAAGATAACCTAGGTCAGATTTATTTTTTTGATCCAGATATTAATTATGTTGCTTTAATAAAAGCCACAGAATTATTGAATAAATACTTATCTCAAATAGATAACTCATTTAATTTCGTACCCCTACAAAATCAACATGATTTCGAAAAATTATTAAACCAAGACCGGCCAGGCTTTGTTATAATAAATTCTAAATTATTTTCTACTATAAATAATTTACACAAAATTACTCCGCTATTGGTACCTAGCGTTGACAATTCTGCCTTTTATAAAAAAGTTTTAGTAAAAAATACTAACAATATTCTGGAAAAATCTAGCAAATTAACCATCGCTGTATCAGGCATTCCCTCTAATATTAATAGCAACACTAAATATGTTTTTAATTTAATTGACACTAGCAATTTCAATATACAAAACACCATTATTTTACCGGTAAGCAAAGATATTGATGCCCTTTTAGCATTGTCATTTAATCAAGTTGATATTGCGTTAGTTACCAATCAAAGTTTCGAGGTATTATTAAAAATCAACCCCTCGGCCGTTAAACAGCTAACTGTTTTTGGGACCACCAAACCTATTCTTCGGTCACTGCTTTGTTCGGTAAATAACTACAATGATATAAAAATAGTAAATAAATTAACTGATGCCTTTTTAAATATGCAAAATAATGACCTCGGTAAGCAAATTTTGGCGCTTTTAGGATTTGATAATTTTATAAAATTCAACACCTCAATTAGGGAAGGCATGTAA
- a CDS encoding EAL domain-containing protein: MDYQFMPTQPNSPLLPKNLHILLVEDDEDDYFLTKSILDEISNISFTIDWIPDFNQAHESFLTNKYDLLIFDYRLGANSGIELIKLANQASLRTPIIFLTGQGNHDVDIEAMQAGAADYLIKSELTATSLERTIRYTISQKQAQDQIFFMAYYDVLTKLPNRRLFNDRLDQALLHAQRYHRVLAVLFLDLDDFKTTNDSLGHSMGDELLCAVAKRLLSCVRQSDSVSRHFDPHESTTMGRLGGDEFCILLDELRGVDEAITVAERIIAMLEKPLTIGEREIITTVSVGIAIYPDSGNDRETLLKNADAAMYAAKVKGKNTFAVFEQSMTSNTLLRLTIDVGLRKALDRDEFLLHYQPIINLSNGAIYGFEALVRWQHPQRGLIPPGSFIPIAEESGMIVPIGNWVLEHACKDLLDWHHRGATWAKMFINISYRQCVRRLDDFVANILKHFDLGSDCLTLEITESLMTRLDPSLINIFHNIHNLGVALAIDDFGSGYFSYRSLLKLPLSIIKIDRSLICDIDTNQNLTAIVQAVILMAHTLKFAVIGEGVETIEQLKILQQLKCDYAQGFLFAKPGPNEQTIKLIEHENTKNAIGPLIFNQIKCE, encoded by the coding sequence ATGGATTACCAATTCATGCCAACTCAACCAAACTCTCCTTTACTTCCAAAGAATCTACATATTTTACTAGTTGAAGATGATGAAGATGATTATTTTCTCACCAAATCTATTTTAGATGAAATTAGCAACATATCCTTTACTATCGATTGGATACCTGATTTTAACCAAGCACATGAATCATTTCTTACAAATAAATATGACCTACTGATTTTTGATTATCGTCTTGGGGCAAATTCTGGTATCGAACTAATTAAATTGGCCAATCAAGCAAGTTTACGTACACCTATTATATTTCTTACTGGTCAGGGCAATCACGATGTCGATATTGAAGCTATGCAAGCTGGTGCCGCCGATTATTTAATTAAATCTGAGTTAACCGCCACTTCGCTTGAACGAACCATCCGCTATACCATTAGCCAAAAACAAGCCCAAGACCAAATTTTTTTTATGGCCTATTACGATGTATTAACCAAACTTCCAAACCGCCGTTTATTTAATGACCGTCTTGATCAAGCATTATTGCATGCTCAACGTTATCATCGCGTACTAGCAGTTTTATTTTTAGACCTCGATGATTTTAAAACCACCAATGATTCTTTAGGCCACTCAATGGGCGATGAGCTTTTATGTGCTGTTGCCAAGCGGCTTTTATCTTGTGTGCGTCAAAGTGATTCGGTTTCACGTCATTTCGACCCTCATGAATCAACTACTATGGGAAGACTTGGCGGTGATGAATTTTGCATACTTTTAGACGAGCTACGTGGAGTGGATGAAGCTATTACCGTTGCCGAACGCATCATCGCCATGCTCGAAAAACCACTTACCATTGGTGAACGTGAAATTATCACCACCGTTAGTGTTGGTATTGCAATATATCCAGATAGTGGCAATGATCGTGAAACCTTATTAAAAAATGCAGATGCTGCGATGTATGCAGCAAAAGTCAAAGGTAAAAATACATTCGCTGTATTTGAACAATCGATGACTAGCAATACCTTGTTGCGTTTAACCATTGACGTGGGTTTGCGCAAAGCTCTTGATCGTGATGAATTTCTCCTTCATTATCAACCTATTATTAACTTAAGCAATGGTGCTATTTATGGTTTTGAAGCTTTAGTGCGGTGGCAACATCCGCAACGTGGATTAATACCTCCTGGTTCTTTTATTCCTATTGCTGAAGAATCGGGTATGATTGTACCTATCGGTAATTGGGTTTTAGAACATGCCTGTAAAGATTTATTAGATTGGCATCACCGCGGCGCAACCTGGGCTAAAATGTTCATTAATATTTCGTATCGTCAATGCGTTCGCCGTCTTGACGATTTTGTTGCTAATATTTTAAAGCATTTTGATCTCGGTAGTGATTGCTTAACTTTAGAAATTACTGAAAGTTTAATGACCCGCCTTGATCCATCTCTGATCAATATTTTTCATAATATCCACAATTTAGGTGTTGCTCTAGCCATTGACGATTTTGGCAGCGGCTATTTTTCTTACCGTAGTTTATTAAAATTACCTTTAAGCATTATTAAAATCGATCGCTCATTAATTTGTGATATCGATACCAACCAGAATTTAACCGCTATTGTGCAAGCGGTGATTTTAATGGCTCATACTTTAAAATTCGCAGTTATTGGCGAAGGTGTTGAAACTATCGAGCAATTAAAAATTCTACAACAACTTAAATGTGATTATGCACAAGGTTTTCTTTTTGCTAAACCAGGCCCTAATGAACAAACTATAAAATTAATTGAACATGAAAATACTAAAAATGCGATTGGTCCTTTGATATTTAATCAAATTAAATGTGAGTAG
- a CDS encoding response regulator, producing MADDDEEDRLLTKEAFKEARLNNELRFVEDGQELLDYLNHHGNYSNINANPLPDLILLDLNMPRMDGREALKEIKADPDLRHIPVVLLTTSKEEEDIIRSYNDGGNSFIVKPVSFSALIEVVIAINKYWFEIVKLPR from the coding sequence ATGGCTGATGACGATGAAGAGGATCGCCTCTTAACTAAAGAAGCCTTTAAAGAAGCTCGTTTAAATAATGAATTGCGCTTTGTTGAAGACGGCCAAGAATTACTCGATTACCTTAATCACCATGGTAATTATAGTAACATTAACGCAAATCCGTTACCTGATTTGATTTTACTTGATCTAAACATGCCTCGCATGGACGGGCGTGAAGCACTTAAAGAAATTAAAGCTGATCCTGATCTCCGTCATATCCCAGTCGTTTTATTGACCACCTCAAAAGAAGAAGAAGATATCATACGTTCGTATAATGATGGAGGTAATTCATTTATTGTAAAGCCAGTTTCTTTTTCAGCACTAATTGAAGTTGTTATTGCCATTAATAAATATTGGTTTGAAATCGTTAAACTGCCTAGGTAA